In Prionailurus viverrinus isolate Anna chromosome D1, UM_Priviv_1.0, whole genome shotgun sequence, the DNA window GGCCTCAGAATGCCCGTACGGACTGCTCGCTCTGGAAACagccagtggggggtgggggctgttcCAGCGGCAgcttctcccaccccaccccctggcgAAAGTCACGTACTCGAAAGTGCCTCTTTAGTGCCAAGATAAACTAACAAGTGGAGTAAAATGGAAACCCCTGTGATTCTTTCATTTCCCAGGGCCTGGGATCTgggatttctttccttccaccccCGAATGCTTTCTCCTACAAACAGGGGTGGGAAACTTCACCCTCAGACTCCGGTGTGTCGCAGTGTCTGAAGCCAAGATTTCACTCCCAACTCGAGCCCCTTCTCACCTGCTATTCTGTGGGCTGGGATCTACCAGCCCCATGCCTCAAAACTTGTCCTCCGTTCACTCAAAAAGAGTTTGGGGCAGAAACGGGTCCTCCCTTGGTCCTCTGCCTGATCTCCGCCCTGCCCTCACCTCCATTTTCAGGATCTTAGGGCTAGAAGAACCCGCAACCATCCCCTTTCCCCAGTTCTGGCTCTCCCTGACTGCTGCCCACTCCTGAGCCTTGAACACCCCTGGGGTACCCCAGACCCCTGTTCCAAAGGGGCCTGGGGGTGATGAggtggaggcgggggaggggtgccGGGAGCTGGGTTCCCCCCAGGGGTGGGGCAGTACTCATGCTGGTATGGACTGCTTGGCAGGGCCCGGGGACGGGTGCGGGGAGGGTGGGCATGCGGAGGAAGGGCACAGCCTGCCTGAGCCCCTCAGTCCCAGCCGTTGTCCTTCACCATGTGTGACATTTCAATGATGTACTTCCCCTCCTTGTACTTCTGGCTCGTCTCAAAAGCCTGCTCCTGGTGGAGGGGAAGCAGTGAAAGCAGGACAAAGCAGACCCCCTCCAGGACCTGCTACTACTGCTGTACTACCCCTGCCTCccaagagccccccccccccccccccccccgcaacccaGCAACTAACTCCCTCTTGCCTCTGGGCCTCATGCAAAAACCtggccatgggggggggggggggcttggttGTCCGCTTGAGAGGGTGGCCCTCTCTCCTGGGACTTACGTATTTCCAGCCCAGCGTGGTTTTGCAGCTCTCGCAGAAAATATCAGCTACCGAGTGGAGCCCCGTGAGCAGGAGGCGCTGTTCGGCTGGTCCACAGCCCACGTTGACCCTGTCTCAGGAAAGAGGAAGGACCGGGCACCAGTGGAGTTGTTCCATCAGTTCAGCCCCCAAACAGCCCAAAGGAACTGCCATCTGGAGAGcgctgagccctgcccaactggaaGGCCTGCCGGCAGCAATCCACCCGTTCATGACTAGTGCCCGGGCCTTCCCTCTCCAATTCTGCCCACATGCTCCACGGGAGAAATGCACACTGGGTCTCTGGCCCCCTTTGCCAAAGCAGGAGGCGCCAGGCCACCTGCGGATGGCTCACCTCCCTTTCCCACACCGGAAAGTCAttcagacacgcacacacacacatacacacaaagagagaGGTAGACTCACACGGAGTTAAACAGGTAGGCTCGGCCATGGCTCCCTTGGAAAGACTGTGGAGACATAGGACAGACGATGACTGCCGGGATGCCCTGGGCCCCACTGCCTGGGTCCCCCAGGGGCAAGGAAGAGGGCGGGTGGGCATTGTTGCCTCTCCGCCAGGTGAGTTTGGACAATCCTGGTGGGAGCCGGCAGGGCCGAGCGGCGGGCCCCCCCTGCTTGGCGTACCTTGGAAATAAGCTCATCGTGTTTGGCCAGGTGCGCACGGCAGTGGACGCAGCTGTAGGTGCGGTGGCAACGAGGCAGGTAGCTGCGGAACGTCTTGgcggggaggcaggcagggcccgGGCCCGGGTCGCAGCTGGGCATGACGGGCTGGAGGACGATGCCCTGGCGGGCTGGAGGGGCTGGCGCCGTGCAGCCCCCACACAGTCGGTCGCAGGTGAAGCAGCGAAGCAGGTTGGCTAGAGCCGTGTTTCGGGGCAGGAGAAATGTGGGGGGGCTGCCCGGCCAGGGCCCCCCCAGACGTGAACCAGATAGAAATGGAAGTCAcctgggaagaggggagagtgGATCAGGAGAGCCCCTCCCGAGGGAACGGGGAAGATGGGCtcagccctcccctgcccctacTTCCCCCATCACGATCGttcccccgcgccccccccccccctcgcagCGTCCAGTCGCACTCTCTCCCCGGTCCCTGGATTCCCGCCTGCTCTGGCAGCTGTTCCAGGCCTCCGGTGCCACAGCCGGGGAGGTGGTGTCTTTCCCTCCTGGGGCGGGAGCAGTCTCCACCATTTTCCACTGAGAGCAGCCTGCTGGTGCAAATGCTGCCATGGGAGCAACGTCATCTGCGAGTTGCTCTCGCCTGGGTTTTGGCTCTTTGGTGAGGGTCTGCGTCCCACGTGCGCCGGAAGGCTCAGGTTCAGAGCCTCTTGCAAGTTGGGGAAGCCTGGCggtttttcttctctgtggcCTCCATTTGCAACGCAATTGGTCCTTCATAGGTGTCGCGTGGGAGAGAGGCCAGCAGGCGGGCAAGTACACACGCCCTGCTCGGCCCTTTCCTGGGCCTGGGGTCCTGCACTCCCGGAACTAGAACTTCATGGCTGTCTCCGTTGGTACTGACAACCTCAGATGTGGCTGTTCGCCCGGTCCCGCACTTTGGTCCTCTCGTTCCAGCTTTTCTCAGCTTCTGAGCCCCTTGGTCTGTCTGTACTGCTCTAACTGTTGCCTTAGCCTCAGTTAAAGACGTGGACATTCAGCCCGTGGAGAGACAGACCTGACAGCCGGAAGCCATGGGAAGTGGGGATCACTTCGGGGAGGGTGGCACTCCTGGGCTAGGTGATGTGCAGTGGGAGCAGAAGTGGGAGattcttattttcaaaacctATGCTCTGGGGCATAAGGCAGAGAACGTTTCCACCTTTTCCCAGGGCCAGGGACCAACAGCAGTGACTCTTGTGGGTGACAGCAGATAAAATCATTGCTGGTTTCTGGTTAGGAATGGTGAGAAAGATATTGGTATCTGTCCAGACTCCAGTCCCAAAGTGACTGAGGGTACAAGAGGCAGAGGATAAGAAGGGAGGTGTCCTCTGTTGCCTCTGATAAGGCGTCTCCTTCATGGGGCCTTCAGGCCTGTTGTGGGTGATTTAGCTCAAGTCCAGTTCAGAGGTGCCAGCTCGGTGCTCTGGCAAGGCCAGGCTACTAAGCAGAGCAGGGACAGTGTGGCTGCGAGTAGTCAGGGCAAAGGGGCTCTCATCATGTCCTCTGTGGTGGCCACTGGTGCCCCAGCTATTTTAGTATTTCCTGGGGCCGCCAGGCAGCAGTCTCTCCACAGAACCCCCAACAGAGCCCATCTTCAGTTTGAGGTCCTTTCCCTGTGGCTGGGCCCCAGAAAGACACCTTGAGCTGAGTTCAGGGTGACATTGGGCTCTGGCCGCAGGAGTCTGGGCCCTCCTCACCAGCGTCCACTTCCCAGGTCTGCCTTCAAACTTTGCCTGAGTTCCCCTCTGCTGCTCTCCACCTAAGTGCACCTGTGAAGGGGCTGGCTGGGTCCCTGCTCTCTAGCTCCTTCCCCAGCCTATGTcacgcctccctccctctctctcccctgcttccccATCAGGCCAAAGAGAGGCTGCACAGAAGGCCAGAGAATGactcgcggggggggggggggggggggctgggagggggagatGGGTTCATTTCTTTCCTGGCTCAGATCACAGGGAGAAGCAAGTTGGGCAAATGatggaaaaacaaaggcaagCTGAGTGTTAGGGAGAGGATATTCCCCCAAGTGAGCCTGGGCTGGACCgtgggaggtaggggagagggagggctgggggggggggcgggcggtgtGCTGAGCAaccagtgctgacagcagaggcgCCCAGGCAGAGGCTCGGGGAACCAGGTGCGAATCCTGTGCCTGGGggagtaagggggggggggcggacgcAACACCTGCTCACAATGGATTTTCTCATCTCCTCCGAGgtttcatcccccacccccccgggctGGCGTTCTCGGTATGGTATGGTCCAAATAATCAGCAGCGCAGCCAGCTCCCCGGTCGGGCTTCGGGGGTCTGCATCAGCAGCAAAACAATAAACAGTGAGGCCTGATGCAGCAGCCGAAGTTGCCGGGAAATCTAAGTGCGGAACCGTCAgagctcagagagggagagaggagcagaggcagcggggagggggaagggaggacaaAGGGTGGATGAATAATGCTTTTGCGATGGGGAGAAAGCAACACGCAGCAGGAGGAGGAAAtttgcaaaggggaaaaaaattcatttggagAAGGGCTGCCCCCTCACCTTGAGGTCTGCTCCAGAGATCTccgtctatctctctctctctcaatctctcaatctctctgctcactcttctctcttctctttccgcTCCTTCAATTGGGaaggggatgggggcgggggagagtaGTTAGGGGCTCGAGACTGGGGCTGCCAAGCTGGCCAGCTGCTGGGGGGCCAGAGGTTGTCTCTCGTCTGTACCTCGGTCTGTGGGTGAATGTAGCTGTGTGTTGTGGAACTGCATCATAACACTGTGAGTCatccgtccccccaccccctcacctcccACGTCAGAGCAGGGCTGGGAGACACAGGAGGCGGgtcgggaggaagggagggggcaggcggCGAGGGATGGGGctaggggagggagcagagggccGGGATGGCCAGGGGGGCGCAGGAGGAAAGGCTGGTTGCCGAGGAGGAAGGCGGTGTGGCCAAGGAGACAGAAGGAACCTGGAGGAAGGACAGGGCTGGCCAGGATGGAGTATGGGTGGCAGGGCTGGAGGAAAGGAGGTGGCCAGGCGGTGACAGTGAGAGACGGATGCAGAGaggcgtgtgcacacacatccaAGATGATATATTTCCCATCTCAGCTCCGATGCCAGCCCTGACGCAGGGAAAAGAGAGACATATTAATTGTCACATAGGGCAAACTGTGCCCCCAAGCTTGTACCGGACACTTCCAAGCCTCAGCTTAATGTCCCCAAAAGGGTCACAGATGAAATTGGACATCTCACAAGCAGGAACCTCTGCTCAGCTACCTCCAAGCTACTTGTGCTTTCTGGACAGAAACACCCACATTACATAAGGTTCTCTAACGGGCTGTAAACTTTCTGAGAAGCGTCCTCTGGGAAACTCCTCTCTGCATCCCAGGACTGCAGTGCCTAGCGCAGAGCCCCGCATCCAGAAGACGGTCAGAAAACAGCGGCTGAGTTGCATCTTCAGACGTGGTCCGAGTGTCTGGCTTGGGTCTCAGAGAGATCTGAGTTTGAATCCAGCTCTGCCAATATGCTCGTGAGGAACCACTGGGCGAGTTGCTGATCCTGTTTGTCCTTCAGTTTTCCTCTTCTGCTAAATGAAGCTTGTGACATTTACCCCATGGAGAGGTGAAATAAGGTGAAGTAACCTGTAAACACCTAAAAAGTGCCTGGCAcgctataaatataaatataaatataaatataaatataaatataaatataaatataaatataaataacagcagctactattatttcaaaaatagtgTGCTCAACTTAATATCCTTAAACCCAGAGAGGATTTACTCTTAAATTCTGAGATCTCAAGAGACGCATACCAACTTGATATCTTAGGAAGAACTTATATCTCTCAGTGCTATTTTTTCTATCAGCTTCCAAGTATTTTTCATTTGACTCAGATTCTATTTTTCATGTAGTACTGTCCTGTGCATATCTTTAAAGTATGTGGGCACAGAACACATTCTCTAAGATGAAAAACCCCAACTTCTAACAGAGGCTACCATCTAGAAAATGAAGtgtgacaaaaaaagaaagaaagaaagaaagaaagaaagaaagaaagaaaagtgtgacAAAGATAGGGACTTAGAAAGGACAGCTTGTGGGTGGTTTGTCTGTTCACATGCAAGGAAGGAAAGAGTAGGGAGATGTGGGTAATGGGAGGCCTTGCTAGCTGGGTATGAAAAAATACAAGGAATTCTGAATATTTAATCAGGGAAGATTCTGGGGTTTGAGGTAAATTGTGAAAACACAGTGCAGGTGCCGTGAGTGATATCACCAGAGGTttggaagtgagagagagaactgggTAAAGGAAGAAGTGTTTCTGTCTGGGCAGCAGATGAGAAAGGAAAGGTAAGTGGAGGGAGGCATTTGAGGAACCACTCTTGCAGGGAAACGACAGAAGTGGGGAAAGGGTAGGTGAGTAGCTCTTAGGGCCAGGATTGAGAGCTTGGAAGCAAAAAGGGATACCAATGAATTTAACTCAGGAAGAAAATGATCAAAGATTCAGCTGGAGAGGAAAATAAGACACATGAGGACCGTATTGTTGGGGGTGCAGATGACAAGGGCTCTTGGTGGAAGTTAAAAAGCAAGGAGAGCTTAGGCAAGCATGGATATGTTGTGCCGTCACTTTGTTTAAGAAGTGAAACAGTCCAAAGGAGGAGAGGGGTTTCTTTGCGTGAAATTCAGCTTGAGATGGCTATACAGTATCCAAATAAAGATGTCCTTCAGATATTTGGGAGAAATTGCCTCAAGGGAGAGAGTGTGGAGGCAAAGAAACAGATCTGGGAGGTAGACTGCAGGGAAACAGGAGAGGCTGTGCTCATTCTGGGAAAAAAATTGGCAAATAGAATCCTGGAACTGAATTTTTGAAGGACGGTGAAAGATCATGGGATATTTAACAGGTCACCAGAGAATGCATGCcgtggtgaatgaatgaatgaaagcaaacCATTAAAGAAAAAGCTGTGAGCAGTGAGGATGGCACTCCCACGCAAATGATTGCTAGGGTAGGGCCACTGTGAAAACGGCAACCCAGAAAATCATCCCAGGTTTCTGGACCCGGATTAACCGTGGTAACCGGAGTGAAGAAAGTACTCATCTGTAAAGCGGGGATGACaatttcagtatattcacaggattcttgtgaggattaaatgaatttacGCCTGTCAAGCCCCTTGAATAGTACCTAGCATCTAACACTATGTGTTGGCTATTATAATAGCAAACTCCCAAATCCTGGGTTTGAGTTCTAGCTTGAGCAAGTCCCTTCACCTACCTTAGTCTCCTCTCTCGTCTGAAAGTGGAGATAATAAAACTGACTTTACAGGGTGGCTGTGAAAGAAGATAGGGAAAAgggctttgaaaaatatttaaactacTGTACAAATGGATGGCATTATTCGTGCTCCCCCTCCTCAACctataataaaaacttaaaaagctaTAATCAAATGCTGTGTTACAGTGTGCTTAGTACTTTACATGTATCATCCCattcaatctttaaaaacaactttaagaGGTTGAGTACagttattatccctattttagaCAAGAAACTGGGTCTCAGAGTTTGAGCCTGATCTGCCCAAAGTCACGCAGTGAGAAAGTGGCATAGCAGAGCACAAGATTCCAGAGCCCAAGCTCGTGAGAATTACAGACCGTGGCCCAACCTGTTGCCTGCGGGGTAAATGGTTGGCCTGGTATAACTGACGGGGATTCAGGGAGGGAAAGGAGTCCCCAACAGAACTCCCCACTCGATAGGAGAGACGTTGTTGGGTAATGACTGACCTAGAGAGTAACTGGAAGAAATTCTTGGGttgttattcttttattaaaacaaacaaacaaaaaatcttaatGCCCTCTAGGTGCCATGCACTGTGTCAGGTAGGGGATGACAGCCCAGGCTGGCCTCGGACAAGCTGTTCTCCTTCGCTTTCCTTACTCTCAGATTTCCTCGTGTTCCACGTGGGGTTTTGCGCATTTTCTCACATCCTGGCTTGTGGTCCCGGCAAGCAGACGGTCGTGGGACCCAGATGGTGAGCCTACCCCCGCTTCCCGCCGCCCTTCTCCTTTCCCGGCTGCAGGTGAGCGGGCACACTGGGGCGACAATCCGCAGCAGCCGCGCCTCGGCAACCATTGGCTCCTCGGCGGGTTCCCGCCCCGCGCGGGGCGTAACCGCCACGCCTCCTACCCCCCGGCGCGCCGGCTTCGCAAACAATACGGGCCACCGCCCCTCCCACCTTCGGCGTCACGATCAAAACAATCCTTTAACTACAACTCCCAGAAGGCCGAGCGGCTGCGCGAGCTCAACAGTTCGAGGCCGTTCCCGCACAACTACATATCCCAAGGGACATCGCGCGACCGCGGCTCCTCCATTGCGCAAGTGCGGAACCGCTTTTGTTTCCGGCGTGGAACTGGGCGAGCGTGGCGTGTAGTTGGGTTTAGGTCCGGCGGGGAGCTCGTCGTTTTACCGGTTTGGGTTCGTGGCTTGTGCAGGTGAGATGATAAACTCAGGAATGCAACCGTCGCCCCTTAGAGCCTGGACAGACTTCGGCGTCTGGGAGTGCCGGGACAGATGCTGGACTTAGAGCTGCGGCTCGGGATCGGAAATCATTCTTCATTACTTCTCGGCGTTTTCTAGTTTACGGAGTAATTTTTTCCCTCCAACAGTCCCCAGCACAACACTTTGTGAGAGGAAGTGTAAGTGACTCCAGGTGACAGCTGAGGAGAAGGTTAGGTGATTTGTCTAAAGACACTACCTAGTAGTTGCTGAGCGGGACCTTAATGCTGTTTCCAAGTGCAAACTCCATATTCTCTGCTTTGCATCCAGATTGCAGACGCCCTTTCTTGTTGAATAAGAGGGCATCAGTTGCCCTCTTATGTCGAGTATCCCGCGAGTGACGAAAGGAGCAATGGAGGTGATATAACCAAGTCTTAGGTCAATCTGTAGATACAGTTTTCTTATGTCTGAGTCATTTATTTACTCGGTGTACTTATGAGGTGCCCACCGGTTGTCCAGTCCTATTCTAGATTCTAGAGATACAGCAGCAAACCAGACTGCCCAACCCTTACGTTCCAGTGGGGGTAGACAGACAATAAATGTATAGTGAGACAGGTGGTGATCAcagataaggagaaaaataaagcaggtaagGAGAAGTATCCATTGGAGGATTTTGAACAGTGGCCTAACTTCTGTTTAGATCTGATAATTAATTTGTGTTCTAGGCTCAGCAGCTACACAGAAAAGATGGGAGAGGAGGCCAGTGATGACAAGAAGCCAACAACTAAATTTGAACTAGAGCGAGAAACAGAACTTCGCTTTGAGGTGGAGGCATCTCAGTCAGTTCAGTTGGAGCTGCTGGCTGGGATGGCAGAAATCTTCGGCACAGAGCTGACCCGAAACAAGAAATTCACTTTTGATGCCGGTGCCAAGGTGGCTGTTTTCACTTGGCATGGCTGTTCTTTACAGCTGAGTGGCCGCACCGAGGTGGCTTATGTCTCCAAGGACACTCCTATGTTACTTTATCTCAACACTCACACAGCCTTGGAGCAGATGAGGAGGCAGGCGGAGAAGGAAGAAGAGCGAGGCCCCCGGGTGATGGTAGTGGGCCCCACTGATGTGGGCAAGTCCACAGTGTGCCGTCTACTGCTCAACTACGCAGTGCGTTTGGGCCGCCGTCCTACTTACGTGGAGCTGGATGTGGGTCAGGGCTCTGTTTCCATCCCTGGTACCATGGGGGCCCTCTACATTGAGCGGCCGGCAGATGTTGAAGAGGGATTCTCTATCCAGGCCCCTCTGGTGTATCATTTTGGCTCCACCACTCCTGGCACCAACATCAAGCTTTATAATAAGGTCAGAGCCGGCGCCAaggggggatggagggaagggctACTATCCGGATAGGAAGCTGTGCAAAAGTGTGCTAATTAAAACCGTCTGTGGCCATTTCTTTGCTCCCTCTCAGCTGGTATTACTTCCAGATGATTTTGGGAAAGACCGTTTCAGATATAAGTCAACCTCAGATTGTTAAACAAGTCTGTGGACCCGTTGTTAAGTAATTAACTCAATCTCTACTTAGGACATGAAACAATAGAAGAAACAACATAAAAACGAAATCCATGTTAATGAGGTTAAAAGCCATTAAGAATGTCATCTTCTCTTGTACGTAATAACCACTTATTCTACATAGCTATGAGTTTGCTAGTTTTGTGTCTCTTTTCCTCACCTTCGTGCTTTCTTCTGCAGATTACTTCTCGTTTAGCGGATGTGTTCAATCAAAGATGTGAAGTGAACCGAAGGGCCTCTGTGAGTGGCTGTGTCATTAATACCTGTGGCTGGGTCAAGGGCTCTGGTTACCAGGCCCTGGTGCACGCTGCCTCAGCCTTTGAGGTAGATGTGGTTGTGGTTCTGGATCAAGAACGACTGTACAACGAACTAAAACGGGACCTGCCTCACTTTGTACGCACTGTGCTGCTCCCTAAATCCGGGGGTGTGGTTGAACGCTCCAAAGACTTCCGGCGGGAATGTAGGGATGAGCGTATCCGTGAGTATTTCTATGGATTCCGGGGCTGTTTCTATCCCCATGCCTTCAATGTCAAATTTTCAGATGTGAAAATCTACAAAGTTGGGGCACCCACCATTCCAGACTCCTGTTTGCCTTTGGGCATGTCTCAGGAGGACAATCAGCTCAAGCTAGTACCTGTCACGCCTGGCCGCGATATGGTGCACCACCTCCTGAGTGTTAGCACTGCTGAGGGCACAGAGGAGAACCTTTCTGAGACAAGTGTCGCTGGCTTCATCGTGGTGACCAGCGTGGACCTGGAGCATCAGGTGTTTACTGTTCTCTCTCCAGCCCCCCGCCCACTGCCTAAGAACTTCCTTCTCATCATGGATATCAGGTTCATGGATCTTAAGTAGAGACTAGCAGGAAGCCTTACTGCCTGGGACGTAGAGGTCTTCTGGTCATCACCAAAGGCAGACGGGCTGAGGTATGAGAATCTGTTGAGGCCATGCGGGCCAGTAAATAGTGAACTAGTAGAAAGCATATTTCTACCTCTTGAAACAGCTGGTGGTAACCTAACTCTTCCACTCTTGAGCCAAATGGAAAACTAGGAGAATATAATTGGTTTCTTGGATCACCTAAGGTGCCACTTTGAATTCTCTGAGGCCCTGGAGAGTCCCATTTCTGCCACTGTCCACTTGGTGGACTAATTTTTAGGAGAAATTTTTTTACTATTactgctttgtattctgtataTAGTACTTGTTATCTCATTTATCCAGGATGAAAGATTGAATCAGGAGGCCTCTTTCAAGTTTAAActtggaaaattttaataaatatttttgccaTATC includes these proteins:
- the YPEL4 gene encoding protein yippee-like 4; this translates as MPSCDPGPGPACLPAKTFRSYLPRCHRTYSCVHCRAHLAKHDELISKSFQGSHGRAYLFNSVVNVGCGPAEQRLLLTGLHSVADIFCESCKTTLGWKYEQAFETSQKYKEGKYIIEMSHMVKDNGWD
- the CLP1 gene encoding polyribonucleotide 5'-hydroxyl-kinase Clp1; this encodes MGEEASDDKKPTTKFELERETELRFEVEASQSVQLELLAGMAEIFGTELTRNKKFTFDAGAKVAVFTWHGCSLQLSGRTEVAYVSKDTPMLLYLNTHTALEQMRRQAEKEEERGPRVMVVGPTDVGKSTVCRLLLNYAVRLGRRPTYVELDVGQGSVSIPGTMGALYIERPADVEEGFSIQAPLVYHFGSTTPGTNIKLYNKITSRLADVFNQRCEVNRRASVSGCVINTCGWVKGSGYQALVHAASAFEVDVVVVLDQERLYNELKRDLPHFVRTVLLPKSGGVVERSKDFRRECRDERIREYFYGFRGCFYPHAFNVKFSDVKIYKVGAPTIPDSCLPLGMSQEDNQLKLVPVTPGRDMVHHLLSVSTAEGTEENLSETSVAGFIVVTSVDLEHQVFTVLSPAPRPLPKNFLLIMDIRFMDLK